GCCGAACTGGCCGAACATCGGCCGGTAGAGCACCGGTTGGGGGGTGGGCAGCGAGGCGTTCGGGTCGCCCATCTGGGCCCAGGAGATGATCCCGCCCTTGATGATCATCTTGGGCTTGGCGGCGAACGAGTGGATCGGCCACAGCACGATGTCGGCGAGCTTGCCCGCCTCCAGCGAGCCGACGTGGTCGGCGATGCCGGTGGCGACGGCCGGGTTGATGGTGACCTTCGCCAGGTAGCGCAGCACCCGCTGGTTGTCGTTGCGGGCGCTGTCGCCGTCCAGCGGGCCGCGCTGGTCCTTGCAGTGGTGGGCGATCTGGAAGGTGCGGGTGACGGACTCGCCGACCCGGCCCATCGCCTGCGAGTCGGAGGAGACCATGCTGATCACGCCGAGGTCGTGCAGCACCGACTCGGCGGCGATGGTCTCGGCCCGGACCCGGCTGTCGGCGAACGAGACGTCCTCCGGGATGTCCGGGTTGAGGTGGTGGCAGACCATCACCATGTCGAGCAGCTCGTCCACCGAGTTGACGGTGTAGGGCAGCGTCGGGTTGGTGGACGAGGGCAGCACGTTGGGCTCGCCGGTGACCCGCAGGATGTCGGGGGCGTGGCCGCCGCCCGCGCCCTCGGAGTGGAAGGTGTGGATGGTGCGGCCGTCGATCGCCGAGCGGGTGTCCTCGAAGAACCCGGACTCGTTCAGGCTGTCGGTGTGGATCGCCACCTGCACGTCGTGCCGGTCGGCCACCGCGAGCGCGTTGTCGATCACCGCGGGGGTGGCGCCCCAGTCCTCGTGCACCTTCAGCGCGCAGGCCCCGGCCGCGATCTGCTCGTCCAGCGCGCCGGGCAGGCTGCCGTTGCCCTTGCCCATGATGCCGATGTTGACCGGCACCTCCTCGACGGCCTGCAGGAAGCGGGCGATGTTGAACGGGCCGGGCGTGCAGGTGGTGCCGTTGGTGCCGTCGGAGGGGCCGGTGCCGCCGCCGATCAGGGTGGTGATGCCGTTGGTGAGCGCCTGCTCGGCCTGCTGCGGGGAGATCAGGTGGACGTGGGTGTCGATCGCGCCCGCGGTGGCGATCAGGTGCTCGCCGGAGATCGCCTCGGTGCCGGGGCCGACCACCAGGTTCGGGTGCACGTCGTCCTGGGTCTGCGGGTTGCCGGACTTGCCGATGCCAGCGATGAAGCCGTCCTTGATGCCGATGTCGCACTTGACGATGCCGATCACCGGGTCGATCACCACCACGTTGGTGATCACGGTGTCCAACGCGCCCTGGGCGGCGGTGGCCTGCGGGTCGGCGCCCATGCCGTCGCGCATGGTCTTGCCGCCGCCGTAGACGATCTCGTCGCCGTACAGGCCCTCGCTGTAGTCCTTCTCGACCTCCACCACCAGGTTGGTGTCGGCGAGTTGGAACCGGTCGCCGACGGTGGGGCCGAACATGTCGGTGTACTGCTTGCGGGTCATGATCGGCATGTCAGTTGCCGCCCTTCTTCTTCGCGGAGCCCTTGCCGCCGGTTCCCTTGCCGCCGGTTCCCTTGCCGCCGGCCCCCTTGTCCCCCGTCCTCTTGCCGCCGGTCCCCGTGCCGTCCGTCCCCTTGCCGCCGGGGCCCCGGTCGCCGGAGCTGTTCTCCGCGCCCTGGAAGCCGTCCGCGTAGGCCCGGCGGAACGCCTCGATCCGGGCGGGGTGGGAGACCGTGCTGCCGTTGAGCAGGCCGCTGAAGCCGACCAGCCGGCCGGTGCCGCCGTACTCGCACAGCTCGACCACGCGGGTGCCGCCCGGCTCGATCCGCACCGAGGTGCCGGCCGGGATGTTGAGGTGCGTGCCGAGCGTCCGGTCGCGGTCGAACCGCAGCGCCGGGTTGACCTCGAAGAAGTGGTAGTGCGAGCCGACCTGGACCGCCCGGTCGCCGGTGTTGCTGACCGTGACGGTCAGGGTGCGGCGGCCGGCGTTGATCTCGATGTCGCCGTCTCCGTACAGGTACGTGCCGAAACTCACTGGTGACTCCTTGCCGCCGTCAGCGGGGACGGGTGGGTGTGCCGGGCGTGCGGGCCGTGGCTGTGGGAGTGGCCGGGCCCGTGGTGGT
Above is a genomic segment from Kitasatospora cineracea containing:
- a CDS encoding urease subunit beta — encoded protein: MSFGTYLYGDGDIEINAGRRTLTVTVSNTGDRAVQVGSHYHFFEVNPALRFDRDRTLGTHLNIPAGTSVRIEPGGTRVVELCEYGGTGRLVGFSGLLNGSTVSHPARIEAFRRAYADGFQGAENSSGDRGPGGKGTDGTGTGGKRTGDKGAGGKGTGGKGTGGKGSAKKKGGN
- the ureC gene encoding urease subunit alpha encodes the protein MPIMTRKQYTDMFGPTVGDRFQLADTNLVVEVEKDYSEGLYGDEIVYGGGKTMRDGMGADPQATAAQGALDTVITNVVVIDPVIGIVKCDIGIKDGFIAGIGKSGNPQTQDDVHPNLVVGPGTEAISGEHLIATAGAIDTHVHLISPQQAEQALTNGITTLIGGGTGPSDGTNGTTCTPGPFNIARFLQAVEEVPVNIGIMGKGNGSLPGALDEQIAAGACALKVHEDWGATPAVIDNALAVADRHDVQVAIHTDSLNESGFFEDTRSAIDGRTIHTFHSEGAGGGHAPDILRVTGEPNVLPSSTNPTLPYTVNSVDELLDMVMVCHHLNPDIPEDVSFADSRVRAETIAAESVLHDLGVISMVSSDSQAMGRVGESVTRTFQIAHHCKDQRGPLDGDSARNDNQRVLRYLAKVTINPAVATGIADHVGSLEAGKLADIVLWPIHSFAAKPKMIIKGGIISWAQMGDPNASLPTPQPVLYRPMFGQFGRAQQATHVTFMSQAGIAAGVPEKLGLQRTVLPVRGTRVIGKHNMVRNNALPKVEVDPETFKVTLDGEVATIEPARSLPLNQLYFVV